The nucleotide sequence AACGTCTACAAAATTTGTACATTTATTGACAATTTACACAAAAACTTTTTTTAATTAGTCATACATTTATCCTATATTAACTTATTTATCGGTATTTTCAGTTAAAATTGAAACATTTTCTTCAAAAATAACTAACCATGCCTTCGGTTTCTTATTTAATAACTGAACAGCCTGAGGTTTTTCCTCTAATTGAAACGTAATAACCTGCGCTTCACTTGCATTCAACTCAAGCTGATAGCCCTCAGCAACTTTATTAATTTTATAGGGTTCTTGCACAAAGGTAAGCTGCGGTTCACCGTTAAGCTGCTCTTCTTCTAGTTGTTTATCAAATGCATACCAGTCTTTTTTCATTTTCACATACACAGTCTCATTCGATATTTTCAAACTCTTTGGATCTGCCTTTAGTTCCTTTGCTTTCTTTGTTTGAAACTGAAAGTGATTGCCAGGCTGCACTTCGTATAGCAGCAAACCTGGTTTCTGCTTCACATGCTTTGTCATTACTACTAAAGGTGGCTGCTCTGCTGTTCCAACCTGCACAACCCCTGCACCATAAAAGAATTCTTCTTTCTTACTATTCGAATAATAATTAGCTTGCCACATAAATGCTCCTGCAACTGCAGCAAAACAAATAAGAATAAACACCTGCCGTAACTTTCGCTGCTTTACGGTTTCTTCATTATATTCCTTCATTTTGTATCACTACTTTCTCGTTCCACATAGGTACACTCATCATAGACATAGGAGGAATTCTTCTCAACCCTTGACTTCTTAAGAGAAAACAACTAAAATGAAATTTGTGTGTAAAATAAGGCAGCTTAGGTGGTTTCTCTGATGTTTTCATTTTGTTCCTCTCCTTAGAGGTGTATCGCGTAACTCTTTGCTGCTGGAGCGAAGGTACATGAAAACAAAATGAGCATGAGTTGGAAGTTCCACACCTGTTGTTATTTTATACGAATATATAAAATAGAGGAGGAACGAGAATGTCTCGTTTTACAGGATCAGTTTGGAAAAAGTCTCGTCGTCTTGGTATTTCACTAAGCGGTACAGGTAAAGAATTAGAAAAGCGCCCTTATGCGCCAGGTCAACACGGCCCTAACCAGCGCCGCAAAATCTCTGAGTATGGTACTCAACTTCAAGAGAAGCAAAAGCTACGCTTCATGTACGGCTTGAATGAGCGCCAATTCCGTAACACTTTTGATACAGCTGGTAAAATGAAAGGTATCCATGGTGAGAACTTCATGATTCTTCTTGAATCTCGCTTGGACAACCTAGTTTATCGTCTAGGTCTTGCTCGCACTCGTCGTCAAGCTCGTCAGCTTGTAAACCATGGTCATATCACTGTGGATGGCGGCCGCGTAGATATCCCATCTTACCGCGTAAAGCCTGGCCAAACAATCGGCGTTCGCGAAAAATCTCGCAACCTTGATATCATCAAGGAAGCAATCGAAGTAAACACATTCGTACCAGAATATGTATCATTTGATGCTGAAAAAATGGAAGGTACGTACACTCGTTTACCTGAACGCTCTGAATTACCTGCAGAAATTAACGAACCACTTATCGTTGAATTCTACTCTCGTTAAGTTTCTTGAAGAAGAGCTTGGACTTGGTCCAGGCTCTTTTCTTATGCAAAAAAAATGCGCCTGACATATAATATGTCGGCGCATTTTTTAATTATCTTCTAGTGCATAATATTTCTAAGCGGCCCGACTCCGGTTTTCTATTGGCCAGCTGCGGCGGCTAGGGGCTCGAGGTCATAAGTCAGTCTGCTATGGGGACAAAAAGCCATCCCCTCCGCATTCTGCCTTATGCTTGTCGCCCCTTAACAAGCCACCTTCGCTTTTCTTATTGTCCAGCTCGGTGGGCAGAAATTTGTGTCACTTCACCTTCCCACTCCGAGGCAAAAAGCGCCTCTATGCGTGAAGGCTCCAGTGAACAATATTTCTAAGCGGCCCGCCTCCGCTTCTTATTTATAAGTAATAAGGAAGTATTTTTTTCTTGCCGCGGCGGATGACTGTGAATTTGCCTTCGATGCGGTCGTCTGCTGTTAGGATTCGGTCTAGTTCT is from Bacillus tianshenii and encodes:
- the rpsD gene encoding 30S ribosomal protein S4, with product MSRFTGSVWKKSRRLGISLSGTGKELEKRPYAPGQHGPNQRRKISEYGTQLQEKQKLRFMYGLNERQFRNTFDTAGKMKGIHGENFMILLESRLDNLVYRLGLARTRRQARQLVNHGHITVDGGRVDIPSYRVKPGQTIGVREKSRNLDIIKEAIEVNTFVPEYVSFDAEKMEGTYTRLPERSELPAEINEPLIVEFYSR